Proteins from a single region of Rhodovibrio salinarum DSM 9154:
- a CDS encoding flagellar assembly protein FliX, with the protein MKIERSSLHTPTPLRRKDKSQGTDGGFGDSLNASNGAASAAEGSRSAGVAGAGALLSLQEIPANADDARERGRQHGERLLQRLEELRDGLLMGRMAPDTVRRLADEVDQARGEIDDPDLNEILDEIELRAHVELAKLRR; encoded by the coding sequence ATGAAGATCGAACGGTCGTCCCTCCATACCCCCACGCCGCTGCGCCGCAAGGACAAGTCGCAGGGGACAGATGGGGGCTTTGGCGACAGTCTGAATGCCTCCAATGGCGCGGCGAGCGCGGCGGAAGGCAGCCGTTCGGCGGGGGTCGCCGGGGCAGGAGCGCTGCTCAGTCTGCAGGAGATCCCAGCCAACGCCGATGATGCGCGCGAGCGCGGTCGTCAGCACGGCGAACGTCTGCTGCAGCGTCTGGAGGAACTGCGCGACGGTCTGCTGATGGGGCGTATGGCGCCGGATACCGTGCGCCGTTTGGCCGACGAAGTGGACCAGGCCCGGGGCGAGATCGACGATCCGGACTTGAACGAGATTCTCGACGAAATCGAACTGCGCGCGCACGTGGAACTGGCCAAACTGCGCCGCTGA
- a CDS encoding flagellar basal body P-ring protein FlgI: protein MPRLSRPIRCVAVVCALALVGLWSAGASAQSRIKDITQVEGVRDNVLVGYGLVVGLNGSGDDLDDSPFTRESLIGMLQRLGVNARSQDLETENIAAVMVTADLPPFTRRGSRIDVSVSSLGTAESLLGGTLLVTPLLGADGEVYAVAQGPVNVSGFSAGGAAQQVVKGVPTAGRIPNGAIIEREIDFQLGSLSTVHLQLRNPDLTTARRVASAINQFVGEPAASSLDPATVRIDVPENYAGDTIGLLTDVEQLPISPDQVAKVVIDESSGVIVMGSNVRISTVAIAQGNLTIRVTETPQVSQPGPFAQQGQTEVVPRTDVEIDEEEDNKMAVLPAGVTLQQLVDGLNALGVGPRDMIAILHAIKAAGALQAEIEVL, encoded by the coding sequence ATGCCGCGCCTGTCCCGTCCGATCCGTTGCGTCGCCGTCGTTTGCGCGCTGGCCCTGGTTGGCCTGTGGTCGGCTGGCGCAAGCGCGCAATCGCGCATCAAGGACATCACGCAGGTGGAAGGCGTGCGCGACAACGTGCTGGTCGGCTACGGCCTGGTCGTCGGCCTGAACGGCAGCGGCGACGACCTGGACGACAGCCCGTTCACCCGCGAAAGCCTGATCGGCATGCTGCAACGCTTGGGCGTCAACGCGCGCAGCCAGGACCTGGAGACCGAGAACATCGCGGCGGTGATGGTGACCGCCGACCTCCCCCCGTTCACCCGCCGCGGCTCGCGCATCGACGTTTCGGTTTCCTCTCTGGGAACGGCGGAGAGCCTTCTGGGGGGCACCCTGCTGGTGACACCGCTGCTGGGCGCCGACGGCGAGGTTTACGCCGTCGCCCAGGGACCCGTGAACGTCAGTGGCTTCTCCGCCGGAGGTGCGGCGCAGCAGGTCGTCAAAGGCGTGCCGACCGCTGGGCGGATTCCCAACGGCGCGATCATCGAACGTGAAATCGACTTCCAGTTGGGCTCGCTCAGTACCGTCCACCTGCAGCTGCGCAACCCGGACCTGACGACCGCGCGGCGGGTGGCGAGCGCGATCAATCAGTTCGTCGGCGAACCGGCGGCGAGCTCGCTCGACCCGGCAACCGTGCGCATTGACGTGCCGGAAAACTACGCGGGCGACACCATCGGCTTGCTGACCGACGTCGAGCAGCTGCCGATCTCCCCCGACCAGGTGGCGAAGGTCGTGATCGACGAAAGCTCGGGCGTGATCGTGATGGGCTCGAACGTGCGCATCTCTACCGTGGCGATCGCCCAGGGCAACCTAACGATCCGCGTCACCGAGACGCCGCAGGTCAGCCAGCCAGGGCCGTTCGCCCAGCAGGGCCAGACCGAGGTTGTTCCGCGCACCGATGTCGAGATCGACGAGGAAGAAGACAACAAGATGGCTGTGCTGCCCGCTGGCGTGACCTTGCAGCAGCTGGTCGATGGGCTGAATGCGCTGGGTGTCGGACCACGCGACATGATCGCGATCCTGCACGCCATCAAGGCGGCGGGCGCCCTGCAAGCCGAGATCGAGGTGCTGTAA
- a CDS encoding rod-binding protein, with protein MSPFTKAAVDPALLAQQGKASAGKAAAAVKRGASAGNEAAAAKAAQDFEAMFIAQMLKPMFQGLSTEGMFGGGKGEEMYRSLLVEEYGKTIAQAGGVGIADQVKAEMLKLQEVK; from the coding sequence ATGAGCCCGTTCACCAAAGCTGCCGTCGATCCCGCGCTGCTCGCCCAACAGGGCAAGGCCAGCGCCGGCAAGGCCGCAGCCGCCGTCAAACGCGGCGCGTCTGCGGGGAACGAGGCTGCTGCGGCAAAGGCCGCGCAGGATTTCGAGGCAATGTTCATCGCCCAGATGCTGAAGCCGATGTTCCAGGGGCTAAGCACCGAGGGAATGTTCGGCGGCGGCAAGGGCGAAGAGATGTACCGCAGCCTGCTGGTCGAAGAATACGGCAAGACGATCGCCCAGGCCGGCGGCGTCGGAATTGCCGATCAGGTCAAGGCCGAGATGCTGAAGCTCCAGGAGGTCAAGTAA
- a CDS encoding flagellar protein FlgN yields MSHSTAPIGPSSADADTAADTADDRNLPEGPGEPAEVIDLLETTLRLIDVLEAEIEMLRGMRPEEMQALQQDKIVLAAAYESQLQRLSDHPEIADSLSEELRAELKEATDSFQEVLAANERALRAAKAATKGVLKTVVDTANRQDPRVSYNTDGRPSHRNPRAPHAVSVDQRL; encoded by the coding sequence ATGTCGCATTCTACCGCCCCCATCGGCCCCTCCTCCGCGGATGCGGATACGGCCGCAGATACGGCGGATGACCGCAACCTGCCTGAAGGGCCGGGCGAGCCGGCGGAGGTGATCGATCTGCTGGAGACGACCCTGCGTTTGATCGATGTCCTGGAAGCGGAGATCGAAATGCTACGCGGCATGCGACCAGAGGAAATGCAGGCCCTGCAGCAAGACAAGATCGTGCTTGCCGCCGCCTACGAATCACAACTTCAACGGCTTAGCGACCATCCGGAGATTGCCGACAGCCTCTCCGAAGAGCTGCGCGCCGAACTGAAGGAAGCGACCGACTCCTTCCAGGAAGTCCTGGCCGCCAACGAGCGCGCCCTGCGCGCCGCAAAGGCAGCGACCAAGGGCGTGCTCAAGACCGTGGTCGACACGGCCAACCGTCAGGACCCACGCGTTAGCTACAACACGGACGGCCGCCCGTCCCACCGCAATCCGCGCGCTCCCCACGCTGTGTCGGTAGACCAGCGCCTGTAA